The sequence TCTTCTAATTTCATGATTCTTTTTGTTTTGGGGTTCTACTATTTCTAAAATCCATGCTTAAAGATACATTATTAAGTTATATGATTGTTGTTTTTTATATCTATAACACCAGGCAGAATGTTATAGATATGTAAATTAAGAGTCTGGTCAGCATAATTATACCTTTAATTTTTTTTGATGTTTGTGAGAATTTGCCTATATTTGCAGCACGATATGTAACTTAAAACCCTTTGAAAGTTATGGCACGATGTCCTAAAACTGCAGCCGAGGCCTTTAAACGTTTAGACCGCAGGCTTACAAAACAAGAGAAACAGCAGATAGCTGAAGCCGAAGATGTGGTTGAGTTCCACTTTGGCCTTGGTATGTGGATTCGAAACTATTGGATCTATACTGGCGAGAGCGAGA is a genomic window of Xylanibacter ruminicola 23 containing:
- a CDS encoding DUF6794 domain-containing protein encodes the protein MARCPKTAAEAFKRLDRRLTKQEKQQIAEAEDVVEFHFGLGMWIRNYWIYTGESENLESLLKDLGEPEFLIGDMASSAILDAYQKHLRGK